In one window of Pseudorasbora parva isolate DD20220531a chromosome 7, ASM2467924v1, whole genome shotgun sequence DNA:
- the LOC137083525 gene encoding immunoglobulin superfamily DCC subclass member 3 isoform X1, whose protein sequence is MFCSCPAGLGGASELAFIKEPSDVIAVRDRPLMLDCQVEGEGPITVTWRRNGVPVTLGSRAAVLDNGTLLIRNFQKRRDGDESDAGEYDCAAQNRYGLLISRKAHVQLASLPKFHTHPESMSVDEGGVARFHCAVSGVPEANITWERNRTTLSADDNRYTLLPNGILHITAVRRADGGGYRCVAKNIANTRYSQEAQLSVTVAANRLYKEPVILSGPQNLTLNVHQTAILECIATGNPRPIVSWSRLDGRSIGVEGIQVLGSGNLIISDVSLQHSGVYVCSANRPGTRMRRTALGRLVVQAPPEFLQWPQSVSKPVGSSAVFTCQAQGVPDPHLIWLKNGKILTPGDNVKLTNNNSTLAVTRITAEAEAIYQCIAENSAGTNQASARLAVSQSAELPEAPQDLQATPLSSSSIRIAWKQPEPRVTDGIIGYVLHIRKLGEPDSSELQEAVSKDTFQHDFTSLEASTTFSIYVKAYSPLGASQQSRSVISTTHGAVPTMPSFFTKVLNSTAMQVFWDLPAKPGRVEGYTLSHRRLPQLEYTHEERFPAHINTHTISNLEAAAVYEIQLIAFNGNGDSIGNKRLVSLAETEKSGKDATAGQSLCNCRQDGEGSLTGIVVGIHIGIACIIFCALFLMFGYRHSFFCHKGSAGIWSLPGGQTADKDMELTPQAGAERQMAVPQCQVMIEPQPLCPVDTGMGAGTNTGMGARTNTGMGTGTNTGMGARTNTGMGTGTNTGMGTGTNTDTNAGTNTGMGTGTNTGMGARTNTGMGAGTNTWMGTGPNTDTNAGTNIDTNAGTNNDTNIGTNAGTSTGTNNDTNIGTNTVTNTGTGTSTNIGMGTGTNTDMGTG, encoded by the exons atgtTCTGCTCTTGTCCTGCAGGTTTGGGCGGAGCTTCAGAGTTGGCCTTCATCAAAGAGCCCAGTGATGTCATCGCGGTGAGGGACCGCCCCCTCATGCTGGATTGTCAGGTGGAGGGGGAGGGACCTATCACAGTCACCTGGCGACGGAACGGCGTTCCCGTAACTCTAGGATCGCGAGCGGCCGTGCTGGATAACGGGACACTCCTGATCCGAAACTTCCAGAAGCGGCGGGACGGTGACGAGAGCGACGCGGGCGAATACGACTGCGCGGCACAGAACCGCTACGGGCTTCTCATCAGCCGTAAGGCACATGTACAGCTGGCAT CGCTGCCGAAGTTCCACACACACCCAGAATCCATGAGCGTGGACGAGGGCGGCGTCGCCCGGTTTCACTGCGCGGTCAGCGGCGTCCCAGAGGCCAACATCACCTGGGAACGAAACAGAACGACTCTCAGTGCCGATGATAACAG GTATACTCTGCTGCCCAACGGCATTCTTCACATCACAGCTGTGCGCCGAGCCGACGGCGGAGGTTACCGATGCGTCGCCAAAAACATCGCAAACACTCGCTACAGTCAGGAGGCCCAGCTGTCAGTCACAG tTGCAGCGAATCGTCTGTATAAGGAGCCGGTGATTCTTTCGGGGCCGCAGAATCTCACTCTGAATGTTCACCAGACGGCCATCTTGGAGTGCATCGCCACCGGGAACCCGCGGCCCATCGTGTCCTGGAGCCGGCTCG acggCCGCTCTATCGGTGTGGAGGGCATTCAGGTGTTGGGCAGTGGGAACCTCATCATCTCAGACGTGTCTCTGCAGCACTCGGGTGTTTACGTCTGCTCCGCTAACCGACCCGGAACCAGAATGAGGAGAACAGCACTGGGTCGACTGGTGGTGCAAG cccCTCCAGAGTTCCTGCAGTGGCCTCAGTCGGTGTCGAAGCCGGTGGGCAGTAGTGCCGTCTTCACCTGTCAGGCTCAAGGCGTTCCCGATCCGCACCTCATCTGGCTGAAGAACGGCAAGATCCTCACACCTGGAGACAACGTCAAACTCACCAACAACAACAG caCTCTGGCGGTGACGCGCATCACTGCTGAAGCCGAGGCCATTTATCAGTGTATCGCCGAGAACAGTGCGGGGACCAATCAGGCCAGCGCTCGGCTCGCCGTGTCCCAGTCCGCGGAGCTCCCAGAAGCCCCTCAGGATCTGCAGGCCACGCCCCTTTCCTCCAGCTCCATACGCATCGCATGGAAGCAGCCGGAGCCGCGCGTCACCGACGGCATCATCGGATACGTGCTGCACATACGCAAACTGGGCG agccGGACAGCAGCGAGCTCCAGGAGGCCGTAAGCAAAGACACGTTTCAGCACGACTTCACCAGCCTGGAGGCCTCCACCACCTTCTCCATCTACGTCAAAGCCTATTCTCCACTGGGGGCCAGTCAGCAGTCCAGGAGCGTCATCTCCACCACACACGGGGCCG TTCCCACGATGCCTAGCTTCTTCACAAAGGTTCTGAACAGCACAGCGATGCAGGTGTTCTGGGATCTGCCGGCGAAACCAGGACGTGTGgagggatacacactctctcaccGCAGGCTGCCTCAGCTAGAGTACACGCATGAGGAGCGCTTTCCTGcccacatcaacacacacaccatctcTAATCTGg aaGCCGCAGCGGTGTATGAGATCCAGCTCATTGCCTTTAATGGGAATGGCGACAGCATCGGCAACAAGCGACTCGTCTCATTGGCCGAGACTGAAAAGAGCGGGAAAGATGCAACAG CAGGACAGAGTCTCTGTAACTGCCGTCAGGATGGCGAGGGCTCTCTAACGGGCATCGTGGTTGGCATCCACATCGGCATCGCCTGCATCATCTTCTGCGCGCTGTTCCTGATGTTCGGCTACCgtcacag tttctTCTGTCATAAAGGTTCTGCAGGTATCTGGAGTCTGCCAGGAGGACAGACCGCAGATAAAGACATGGAGCTCACGCCTCAG GCTGGAGCAGAGCGTCAGATGGCAGTTCCTCAGTGTCAGGTGATGATTGAACCACAACCTCTCTGCCCGGTGGACACTGGCATGGGTGCTGGGACCAACACTGGCATGGGCGCTAGGACCAACACTGGCATGGGCACTGGCACCAACACTGGCATGGGCGCTAGGACCAACACTGGCATGGGCACTGGCACCAACACTGGCATGGGCACTGGCACCAACACAGACACCAACGCTGGCACCAACACTGGCATGGGCACTGGCACCAACACTGGCATGGGCGCTAGGACCAACACTGGCATGGGCGCTGGGACCAACACTTGGATGGGCACTGGCCCCAACACAGACACCAACGCTGGCACCAACATTGACACCAACGCTGGCACTAACAATGACACCAACATTGGCACCAACGCTGGCACCAGCACTGGCACTAACAATGACACCAACATTGGCACCAACACTGTAACCAACACTGGCACGGGCACTTCCACTAACATTGGCATGGGCACTGGCACTAACACTGACATGGGCACTGGGTGA
- the LOC137083525 gene encoding immunoglobulin superfamily DCC subclass member 3 isoform X2 produces MFCSCPAGLGGASELAFIKEPSDVIAVRDRPLMLDCQVEGEGPITVTWRRNGVPVTLGSRAAVLDNGTLLIRNFQKRRDGDESDAGEYDCAAQNRYGLLISRKAHVQLASLPKFHTHPESMSVDEGGVARFHCAVSGVPEANITWERNRTTLSADDNRYTLLPNGILHITAVRRADGGGYRCVAKNIANTRYSQEAQLSVTVAANRLYKEPVILSGPQNLTLNVHQTAILECIATGNPRPIVSWSRLDGRSIGVEGIQVLGSGNLIISDVSLQHSGVYVCSANRPGTRMRRTALGRLVVQAPPEFLQWPQSVSKPVGSSAVFTCQAQGVPDPHLIWLKNGKILTPGDNVKLTNNNSTLAVTRITAEAEAIYQCIAENSAGTNQASARLAVSQSAELPEAPQDLQATPLSSSSIRIAWKQPEPRVTDGIIGYVLHIRKLGEPDSSELQEAVSKDTFQHDFTSLEASTTFSIYVKAYSPLGASQQSRSVISTTHGAVPTMPSFFTKVLNSTAMQVFWDLPAKPGRVEGYTLSHRRLPQLEYTHEERFPAHINTHTISNLEAAAVYEIQLIAFNGNGDSIGNKRLVSLAETEKSGKDATGQSLCNCRQDGEGSLTGIVVGIHIGIACIIFCALFLMFGYRHSFFCHKGSAGIWSLPGGQTADKDMELTPQAGAERQMAVPQCQVMIEPQPLCPVDTGMGAGTNTGMGARTNTGMGTGTNTGMGARTNTGMGTGTNTGMGTGTNTDTNAGTNTGMGTGTNTGMGARTNTGMGAGTNTWMGTGPNTDTNAGTNIDTNAGTNNDTNIGTNAGTSTGTNNDTNIGTNTVTNTGTGTSTNIGMGTGTNTDMGTG; encoded by the exons atgtTCTGCTCTTGTCCTGCAGGTTTGGGCGGAGCTTCAGAGTTGGCCTTCATCAAAGAGCCCAGTGATGTCATCGCGGTGAGGGACCGCCCCCTCATGCTGGATTGTCAGGTGGAGGGGGAGGGACCTATCACAGTCACCTGGCGACGGAACGGCGTTCCCGTAACTCTAGGATCGCGAGCGGCCGTGCTGGATAACGGGACACTCCTGATCCGAAACTTCCAGAAGCGGCGGGACGGTGACGAGAGCGACGCGGGCGAATACGACTGCGCGGCACAGAACCGCTACGGGCTTCTCATCAGCCGTAAGGCACATGTACAGCTGGCAT CGCTGCCGAAGTTCCACACACACCCAGAATCCATGAGCGTGGACGAGGGCGGCGTCGCCCGGTTTCACTGCGCGGTCAGCGGCGTCCCAGAGGCCAACATCACCTGGGAACGAAACAGAACGACTCTCAGTGCCGATGATAACAG GTATACTCTGCTGCCCAACGGCATTCTTCACATCACAGCTGTGCGCCGAGCCGACGGCGGAGGTTACCGATGCGTCGCCAAAAACATCGCAAACACTCGCTACAGTCAGGAGGCCCAGCTGTCAGTCACAG tTGCAGCGAATCGTCTGTATAAGGAGCCGGTGATTCTTTCGGGGCCGCAGAATCTCACTCTGAATGTTCACCAGACGGCCATCTTGGAGTGCATCGCCACCGGGAACCCGCGGCCCATCGTGTCCTGGAGCCGGCTCG acggCCGCTCTATCGGTGTGGAGGGCATTCAGGTGTTGGGCAGTGGGAACCTCATCATCTCAGACGTGTCTCTGCAGCACTCGGGTGTTTACGTCTGCTCCGCTAACCGACCCGGAACCAGAATGAGGAGAACAGCACTGGGTCGACTGGTGGTGCAAG cccCTCCAGAGTTCCTGCAGTGGCCTCAGTCGGTGTCGAAGCCGGTGGGCAGTAGTGCCGTCTTCACCTGTCAGGCTCAAGGCGTTCCCGATCCGCACCTCATCTGGCTGAAGAACGGCAAGATCCTCACACCTGGAGACAACGTCAAACTCACCAACAACAACAG caCTCTGGCGGTGACGCGCATCACTGCTGAAGCCGAGGCCATTTATCAGTGTATCGCCGAGAACAGTGCGGGGACCAATCAGGCCAGCGCTCGGCTCGCCGTGTCCCAGTCCGCGGAGCTCCCAGAAGCCCCTCAGGATCTGCAGGCCACGCCCCTTTCCTCCAGCTCCATACGCATCGCATGGAAGCAGCCGGAGCCGCGCGTCACCGACGGCATCATCGGATACGTGCTGCACATACGCAAACTGGGCG agccGGACAGCAGCGAGCTCCAGGAGGCCGTAAGCAAAGACACGTTTCAGCACGACTTCACCAGCCTGGAGGCCTCCACCACCTTCTCCATCTACGTCAAAGCCTATTCTCCACTGGGGGCCAGTCAGCAGTCCAGGAGCGTCATCTCCACCACACACGGGGCCG TTCCCACGATGCCTAGCTTCTTCACAAAGGTTCTGAACAGCACAGCGATGCAGGTGTTCTGGGATCTGCCGGCGAAACCAGGACGTGTGgagggatacacactctctcaccGCAGGCTGCCTCAGCTAGAGTACACGCATGAGGAGCGCTTTCCTGcccacatcaacacacacaccatctcTAATCTGg aaGCCGCAGCGGTGTATGAGATCCAGCTCATTGCCTTTAATGGGAATGGCGACAGCATCGGCAACAAGCGACTCGTCTCATTGGCCGAGACTGAAAAGAGCGGGAAAGATGCAACAG GACAGAGTCTCTGTAACTGCCGTCAGGATGGCGAGGGCTCTCTAACGGGCATCGTGGTTGGCATCCACATCGGCATCGCCTGCATCATCTTCTGCGCGCTGTTCCTGATGTTCGGCTACCgtcacag tttctTCTGTCATAAAGGTTCTGCAGGTATCTGGAGTCTGCCAGGAGGACAGACCGCAGATAAAGACATGGAGCTCACGCCTCAG GCTGGAGCAGAGCGTCAGATGGCAGTTCCTCAGTGTCAGGTGATGATTGAACCACAACCTCTCTGCCCGGTGGACACTGGCATGGGTGCTGGGACCAACACTGGCATGGGCGCTAGGACCAACACTGGCATGGGCACTGGCACCAACACTGGCATGGGCGCTAGGACCAACACTGGCATGGGCACTGGCACCAACACTGGCATGGGCACTGGCACCAACACAGACACCAACGCTGGCACCAACACTGGCATGGGCACTGGCACCAACACTGGCATGGGCGCTAGGACCAACACTGGCATGGGCGCTGGGACCAACACTTGGATGGGCACTGGCCCCAACACAGACACCAACGCTGGCACCAACATTGACACCAACGCTGGCACTAACAATGACACCAACATTGGCACCAACGCTGGCACCAGCACTGGCACTAACAATGACACCAACATTGGCACCAACACTGTAACCAACACTGGCACGGGCACTTCCACTAACATTGGCATGGGCACTGGCACTAACACTGACATGGGCACTGGGTGA